The Erythrobacter aurantius genome includes a window with the following:
- a CDS encoding class I SAM-dependent methyltransferase produces the protein MPRLIRCACGTGQVMKRRSYVVPRAQGDVFELGCGGGINHQFYDAASITSYAGIDPHEGLLDAARAAARDKGWPATLKQGVGEDIPFPDRSFDTVVCTFTLCSVEDQGQVLSEMLRILRPGGQALFLEHGRAPDADVARWQDRIEPVWKRLAGGCHLTRPIGSAFRGAGFEVEPLGQGYMPKAPRFAMWNEWGVARKPGI, from the coding sequence ATGCCGCGACTGATCCGCTGTGCCTGTGGTACGGGTCAGGTGATGAAGCGGCGTTCCTACGTCGTGCCTAGGGCGCAAGGCGATGTATTCGAGCTGGGCTGTGGCGGCGGGATCAACCACCAGTTCTATGATGCAGCCTCGATCACATCCTATGCCGGGATCGACCCGCACGAAGGCTTGCTGGATGCGGCACGGGCTGCTGCGCGGGACAAAGGCTGGCCGGCAACGCTCAAACAGGGTGTGGGGGAGGATATTCCCTTTCCCGACCGGTCTTTCGACACGGTGGTTTGCACCTTTACCCTTTGCTCGGTCGAGGATCAGGGGCAGGTCCTGTCGGAGATGCTGCGCATACTGCGGCCCGGCGGGCAGGCGCTGTTCCTTGAACATGGCCGTGCGCCCGATGCCGATGTCGCCCGCTGGCAGGACCGGATCGAGCCGGTGTGGAAGCGGCTTGCGGGGGGATGCCACCTGACCCGTCCGATCGGCTCTGCCTTTCGCGGAGCCGGTTTCGAAGTCGAGCCATTGGGGCAGGGCTACATGCCCAAGGCGCCGCGTTTTGCGATGTGGAACGAATGGGGCGTGGCGAGGAAGCCGGGGATCTGA
- a CDS encoding acyl-CoA ligase (AMP-forming), exosortase A system-associated, which yields MPNSPDPTPLPLDHLVERAVANGHGDAPALVLRNLVLNHDGLRQRVDWLAGWLAREVGQKGQRVASWAAKGELTCLLPLAAARAGLIHVPINPLLKHHQVAHILGDSGAVMLIGTASRLKSLEAGDVPDTCRVIEEAEALEFAYDAALALGPSMADPDDLCAILYTSGSTGKPKGVMLSHANLWLGAVSVAHYLRLQADDVTLAVLPLSFDYGQNQLLSTWYAGGSVVPLDYLFPRDVAKACAVHGITTLAAVPPLWVQLTEIDWPAEAIVSMRRLTNSGGALTTELVGDLRAQFPQADLYPMYGLTEAFRSTYLDPEMVDRHPTSMGQAIPFAEILVVRADGSPDDPEEDGELVHCGPLVAKGYWQDAKRTAERFKPAPEHSRYGGTAVWSGDTVKRAADGLLYFVGRTDAMIKSAGNRISPQEIEDAAVASDLVAEAVALGIPDSRLGHAIHLIVRGTQDQSERDTLAKILQKELPNFMQPHVIEWRDAMPLNANGKIDRAALYRERIGEKHA from the coding sequence ATGCCCAACAGCCCCGATCCCACGCCCTTGCCGCTGGACCACCTTGTCGAAAGGGCGGTTGCCAATGGCCATGGCGACGCACCGGCGCTGGTGCTGCGAAATCTGGTGCTTAACCACGATGGGTTAAGACAGCGTGTCGATTGGCTTGCGGGGTGGCTTGCGCGGGAAGTTGGGCAAAAGGGCCAGCGCGTCGCCTCTTGGGCTGCGAAGGGCGAGTTGACTTGCCTGCTGCCGCTGGCTGCGGCGCGGGCGGGATTGATCCATGTTCCGATCAACCCTTTGCTGAAGCATCATCAGGTCGCGCATATCCTCGGAGATAGCGGCGCGGTTATGCTGATTGGCACCGCCTCGCGGCTTAAATCGCTTGAAGCGGGTGATGTGCCAGACACATGCAGAGTGATCGAAGAGGCTGAGGCGCTGGAATTTGCCTATGATGCCGCACTCGCGCTTGGCCCGTCGATGGCCGATCCTGATGATCTGTGCGCTATCCTCTACACCAGCGGATCGACGGGCAAACCCAAGGGCGTGATGCTGAGCCACGCGAATCTGTGGCTGGGCGCGGTCAGCGTGGCGCATTACCTCAGGCTTCAGGCGGATGACGTGACGCTCGCGGTTCTGCCGCTGTCGTTCGATTACGGTCAGAACCAGCTGCTTTCGACCTGGTATGCAGGCGGCAGTGTGGTGCCGCTCGACTATCTTTTCCCGCGCGACGTCGCGAAGGCCTGTGCCGTGCACGGGATAACCACGCTCGCGGCGGTTCCGCCCTTGTGGGTGCAATTGACCGAAATCGACTGGCCAGCGGAAGCCATCGTCAGCATGCGCCGCCTGACCAACAGCGGCGGGGCATTGACCACCGAACTGGTCGGTGATCTCCGGGCACAGTTTCCGCAGGCAGACCTGTACCCGATGTACGGGCTGACAGAAGCTTTCCGTTCGACCTATCTCGATCCCGAAATGGTGGACCGGCATCCGACTTCGATGGGGCAGGCGATCCCCTTTGCCGAGATCCTTGTCGTGCGTGCTGACGGCTCGCCCGATGATCCTGAGGAGGATGGCGAACTCGTCCATTGCGGCCCGCTGGTGGCCAAGGGATACTGGCAGGACGCAAAGCGCACGGCAGAGCGGTTCAAACCTGCCCCGGAGCATTCGCGCTATGGGGGTACCGCGGTCTGGTCGGGCGACACGGTGAAGCGGGCGGCCGATGGCCTCCTCTATTTCGTCGGCCGGACGGATGCGATGATCAAGAGCGCGGGCAATCGTATCAGCCCGCAGGAGATCGAGGACGCCGCCGTGGCTAGCGATCTGGTGGCAGAGGCGGTCGCACTTGGCATTCCAGACAGTCGTCTGGGTCATGCCATCCATCTGATCGTGCGCGGGACGCAGGATCAGAGCGAACGCGACACTCTGGCAAAAATCCTTCAGAAGGAACTGCCCAATTTCATGCAGCCGCATGTGATCGAATGGCGCGATGCCATGCCTTTGAATGCCAATGGCAAGATTGACCGTGCGGCTTTGTATCGGGAACGGATCGGGGAGAAGCACGCATGA
- a CDS encoding D-alanine--D-alanine ligase family protein translates to MTTSIEPLRIPEEDKERVRLLFMAKHALWGGGMHPEDGNHAIYHHEVRTTLENLGLNIQFANSYDVLFTRPDVDFVFPLLNRGGFVNSEMLIPVLCNMHRIPYLGAMPFLRGLGDDKSVSKLVCTHAGVPTAAWFCYRRGAPVLEADLPPSPDGRWVIKPNASSASWGISDAFDWNGVTNAIADIHGQGHDAIVEPYLDGYDVQCAFITLHGEPTALPMLWYERENTQKLWTYYEKRDLVPNTEKAALKRFDHPELAPKIEEMAKKVAREFVPFDYGRIEFRVDLKTGDINFIEINLNCNLWSEKVMAKAAAQAGFSHADLMETLLAESWRRNALIAG, encoded by the coding sequence ATGACCACTTCAATCGAACCCCTGCGCATTCCTGAGGAAGACAAGGAGCGCGTGCGCCTGCTGTTCATGGCAAAGCACGCGTTGTGGGGCGGCGGGATGCATCCGGAGGATGGCAACCACGCGATCTATCATCACGAAGTGCGCACGACGCTCGAAAACCTCGGCCTGAATATCCAGTTCGCCAACAGCTATGATGTGCTGTTCACCCGCCCGGATGTCGATTTCGTGTTCCCGCTGCTCAACCGCGGCGGTTTCGTAAACAGTGAAATGCTGATCCCGGTGCTGTGCAACATGCACCGCATCCCGTACCTTGGCGCGATGCCATTCCTGCGCGGTCTGGGCGATGACAAATCCGTGTCCAAGCTGGTTTGCACCCATGCCGGCGTGCCGACCGCAGCGTGGTTCTGCTATCGCCGCGGCGCCCCTGTGCTTGAAGCTGACCTGCCGCCCTCACCCGATGGCCGCTGGGTGATCAAGCCCAATGCATCGTCGGCCAGCTGGGGCATTTCCGACGCCTTCGACTGGAACGGCGTGACCAACGCCATCGCCGACATCCACGGACAGGGCCACGATGCCATCGTCGAGCCGTATCTGGACGGTTACGACGTGCAATGCGCGTTCATCACCCTGCACGGTGAGCCGACTGCTCTGCCGATGCTGTGGTACGAGCGCGAAAACACGCAAAAGCTTTGGACCTATTACGAAAAGCGCGATCTGGTGCCGAACACCGAAAAGGCAGCACTCAAGCGTTTCGACCACCCCGAGCTCGCGCCCAAGATCGAGGAAATGGCGAAGAAGGTCGCCCGCGAATTCGTGCCGTTCGATTACGGCCGGATCGAATTCCGCGTCGATCTGAAGACAGGCGACATCAACTTCATCGAGATCAACCTGAACTGCAATCTGTGGTCGGAAAAGGTGATGGCAAAGGCGGCGGCGCAGGCCGGGTTCAGCCATGCCGATCTGATGGAAACGCTGCTGGCGGAAAGCTGGCGGCGCAACGCCCTGATCGCGGGCTAA
- a CDS encoding pyridoxal-dependent decarboxylase, exosortase A system-associated, whose product MKIKPVGPIPAGYDVLNGELAIGGQTASELVRAAGKTPLFVYSRAHIDRRIAELRAALPARVGINYAVKANPHPDVIAHFAGLVDGFDIASSGELAKLQAAGIDPARVSFAGPGKRDDELEAAIAAGVTLNCESAGEAARALSIGQRLGTPPRIAIRVNPDFEIKGSGMKMGGGAKQFGVDQELVPELARKVIDEGAVWRGLHIFTGSQALSADAIIEAQGNVLNLAAQLTQEIGVPLPKLNMGGGFGIPYFPGDEALDLARVGEALHGLIDAASPVLADAELCIELGRYLVGEAGVYLCRVIDRKVSHGVTFLVTDGGLHHQLAASGNFGTVVRRNYPVAIATRYDGEADQVVNVVGCLCTPLDRLADQAWMPTADVGDIVAVFCAGAYGATASPADFLGHGAAAEVLV is encoded by the coding sequence ATGAAGATCAAGCCGGTTGGCCCGATCCCTGCGGGTTATGATGTTCTGAATGGCGAGCTCGCGATTGGCGGGCAAACGGCCAGCGAACTGGTGCGCGCGGCGGGCAAGACGCCGCTGTTCGTCTATTCCCGCGCTCATATTGATCGCAGGATTGCAGAATTGCGCGCCGCGTTGCCCGCCCGCGTCGGGATCAATTACGCGGTAAAAGCCAATCCGCATCCGGATGTGATCGCCCACTTTGCCGGTCTGGTCGATGGCTTCGACATCGCTTCGTCTGGGGAACTGGCAAAGCTTCAAGCAGCAGGGATCGATCCCGCGCGCGTCAGCTTCGCCGGGCCGGGCAAGCGCGATGACGAGCTGGAAGCGGCAATCGCCGCCGGCGTGACGTTGAACTGCGAATCCGCGGGGGAAGCGGCAAGGGCGCTTTCGATCGGACAGCGGCTTGGCACACCTCCCCGCATCGCGATCCGGGTCAATCCCGATTTCGAGATCAAGGGATCGGGCATGAAGATGGGCGGCGGCGCCAAACAATTCGGCGTCGATCAGGAACTCGTCCCCGAACTCGCGCGCAAGGTGATCGACGAGGGCGCGGTTTGGCGCGGCCTGCACATCTTCACCGGTAGCCAGGCGTTGAGTGCGGATGCGATAATCGAGGCGCAGGGCAATGTTCTCAACCTTGCGGCGCAATTGACGCAGGAAATCGGCGTCCCCTTGCCGAAACTGAACATGGGTGGCGGTTTCGGAATACCCTATTTCCCCGGCGACGAAGCGCTCGACCTTGCACGTGTGGGGGAAGCCTTGCACGGCCTGATTGATGCCGCATCGCCTGTGCTGGCGGATGCCGAGTTGTGCATCGAGCTGGGCCGCTACCTGGTTGGAGAGGCAGGGGTTTATCTTTGCCGGGTAATTGATCGCAAGGTAAGCCATGGAGTGACCTTCCTCGTCACCGATGGCGGATTGCATCATCAATTGGCCGCTTCGGGCAATTTCGGCACGGTGGTTCGGCGCAATTATCCGGTTGCCATCGCCACCCGTTACGATGGCGAGGCCGACCAGGTGGTTAACGTCGTTGGCTGCCTTTGCACCCCGCTCGACAGGCTTGCGGATCAGGCGTGGATGCCGACCGCTGACGTGGGTGATATTGTCGCCGTGTTCTGCGCCGGAGCCTATGGCGCAACGGCCTCTCCCGCCGATTTTCTGGGGCACGGGGCTGCTGCGGAAGTGCTGGTTTAG
- a CDS encoding Rne/Rng family ribonuclease translates to MATRMLIDARHSEETRVAVLKGNRIEEFDFESAEHKQIKGNIYLAKVTRVEPSLQAAFVDFGGNRHGFLAFSEIHPDYYQIPQADRERLLAEEAEAAEEEARLRAEEEEEGIAPGDEYDAEDESAEALAEDLAEDGLEEIDTSDKDQVSTIEDGESDDDDDDGDEDDDAEEGEEGGEEGDEGRSRRGRRGRGRRRQGKGDKGNGKGRSRAKEVDEVRAKRMALRRRYKIQDVIQRRQVLLVQVVKEERGNKGAALTTYLSLAGRYTVLMPNSSHGGGISRKISSTGDRKRLKQIVSDLKLPKSMGLIVRTAGLQRTKTEIKRDFDYLARLWDEIRTTTLASTAPALIHSDSDLIKRAIRDIYNREIEEVVVEGEEGYKSAKAFMKMLMPSHARRVKAYSDPVPLFQRYGAEDQLRAMYDPMVQLKSGGYLIINPTEALVSIDINSGRSTKEHGIEATALHTNLEAAKEIARQLRLRDMAGLVVIDFIDMEYNSNIRKVEKAMKEALKNDRARIQVGRISGFGLMEMSRQRLRTGVLEATTRECPHCDGSGLVRTASSAGLSALRLIEDEAAKGKGTIIKLGASTEAAIYLLNEKRHELVEIETRYGVTVEVKPEGEDEGAKMNVSSHGPRPAQAPKFDPIVDDDDDDEEIEEEAEEDYAEEDDDQPRKKKRRRRRGGRGRNKRREGDEGSENGDSEASEDDSEGASDEDENAADARANGEDGEEKPKRRRRRGGRGRRRKQGEGEAGSEEQSEDNSEAASEEAPAEEAPAEAADASAEEAPAEEAPVEKPKRKRAPRKKKTDEVESVSEAAPAEEAPDTAPAADEEAPAEKPKRKRAPRKKKVEEEAPAAEEADAQPKAEAAPAPAEEASEATGGDTAAEGKKRGGWWQRTFGE, encoded by the coding sequence ATGGCAACGCGCATGCTTATCGATGCGCGCCACTCGGAAGAGACCCGGGTGGCGGTGCTCAAAGGCAACCGGATTGAGGAATTCGATTTCGAATCTGCTGAACACAAGCAGATCAAAGGCAATATCTATCTAGCAAAGGTAACACGGGTCGAACCGTCGCTTCAGGCGGCGTTTGTCGACTTTGGCGGCAATCGCCACGGGTTCCTCGCCTTCAGCGAAATCCACCCCGATTATTACCAGATCCCGCAGGCTGACCGCGAAAGGCTGCTGGCTGAAGAAGCCGAGGCAGCCGAGGAAGAAGCGCGCCTGCGCGCCGAGGAAGAGGAAGAGGGCATTGCCCCCGGCGACGAATATGACGCCGAGGACGAAAGCGCAGAAGCTCTGGCCGAAGATCTGGCCGAAGACGGCCTCGAAGAAATCGACACTTCGGACAAGGATCAGGTTTCCACCATCGAAGACGGCGAATCTGACGACGACGATGATGATGGCGACGAAGACGATGACGCCGAAGAAGGCGAAGAAGGCGGGGAGGAAGGCGATGAAGGCCGCTCGCGCCGGGGCCGTCGTGGCCGGGGGCGCCGCCGTCAGGGCAAGGGCGACAAGGGCAATGGCAAGGGCCGCAGCCGCGCCAAGGAAGTCGACGAAGTGCGCGCCAAGCGTATGGCTCTGCGCCGCCGTTACAAGATCCAGGACGTTATCCAGCGGCGTCAGGTCCTGCTCGTCCAGGTCGTGAAGGAAGAGCGCGGCAACAAGGGCGCTGCGCTGACGACCTATCTCAGCCTCGCAGGCCGCTACACCGTGCTGATGCCCAACAGCAGCCACGGCGGCGGGATCAGCCGCAAGATCAGCTCAACCGGTGATCGCAAGCGGTTGAAGCAGATCGTCTCCGACCTTAAGCTGCCCAAATCGATGGGCCTGATCGTGCGCACCGCCGGGCTTCAGCGCACCAAGACCGAGATCAAGCGCGATTTCGACTATCTGGCACGGCTTTGGGACGAAATCCGCACCACCACCCTCGCCTCCACCGCGCCGGCGCTGATCCATTCCGACAGCGATCTGATCAAGCGCGCGATCCGCGACATCTACAATCGCGAGATCGAGGAAGTCGTTGTCGAGGGCGAGGAAGGCTACAAATCGGCCAAGGCCTTCATGAAAATGCTGATGCCCAGCCACGCGCGCCGGGTGAAAGCCTATTCCGATCCGGTGCCGCTGTTCCAGCGCTATGGCGCGGAAGACCAGTTGCGGGCGATGTATGATCCGATGGTGCAGCTCAAATCGGGCGGCTACCTCATCATCAACCCGACAGAGGCGCTGGTGTCGATCGACATCAACTCGGGCAGGTCGACCAAGGAACACGGGATCGAGGCGACCGCGCTTCACACCAACCTTGAAGCGGCCAAGGAAATCGCCCGGCAGCTGCGTCTGCGTGACATGGCCGGACTGGTCGTGATCGACTTCATCGACATGGAATACAATTCCAACATCCGCAAAGTCGAAAAGGCGATGAAGGAAGCGCTCAAGAACGATCGCGCGCGCATCCAAGTCGGGCGCATTTCCGGCTTTGGCCTGATGGAAATGAGCCGCCAGCGCCTGCGCACCGGCGTGCTTGAGGCGACCACGCGTGAATGTCCGCATTGCGACGGTTCGGGCCTTGTCCGCACCGCTTCGTCCGCCGGTCTTTCCGCGCTGCGCCTGATCGAGGACGAAGCTGCCAAGGGCAAGGGAACGATCATCAAGCTGGGCGCCAGCACCGAAGCGGCGATCTACCTGCTCAACGAAAAGCGTCACGAGCTCGTCGAGATCGAGACCCGTTACGGCGTCACCGTCGAGGTCAAGCCCGAGGGCGAGGACGAAGGCGCGAAGATGAACGTGTCGAGCCACGGCCCGCGCCCGGCTCAGGCCCCCAAGTTCGATCCGATCGTCGATGACGATGATGACGACGAGGAAATCGAGGAAGAGGCAGAAGAGGATTACGCCGAAGAAGACGACGATCAGCCGCGCAAGAAGAAGCGTCGCCGTCGTCGCGGCGGCCGAGGCCGCAACAAGCGCCGCGAAGGCGATGAAGGCAGCGAAAACGGCGATTCCGAGGCTTCTGAAGATGACTCCGAGGGAGCATCCGACGAGGATGAAAACGCCGCCGACGCACGCGCGAACGGCGAAGACGGCGAAGAGAAGCCCAAGCGTCGCCGCCGCCGTGGCGGTCGTGGCCGTCGCCGCAAGCAGGGCGAAGGCGAAGCCGGTTCGGAAGAGCAGTCGGAAGACAATAGCGAAGCCGCAAGCGAGGAAGCACCTGCCGAGGAGGCACCCGCAGAGGCAGCCGATGCTTCGGCGGAGGAAGCACCCGCCGAGGAAGCTCCGGTTGAAAAGCCCAAGCGCAAGCGCGCACCGCGCAAGAAAAAGACCGACGAGGTCGAAAGCGTGAGCGAAGCTGCTCCCGCCGAGGAAGCCCCCGATACGGCTCCCGCTGCGGACGAGGAAGCTCCGGCCGAGAAGCCCAAGCGCAAGCGCGCACCGCGCAAGAAAAAGGTCGAGGAAGAAGCTCCTGCGGCGGAAGAGGCTGACGCCCAGCCCAAGGCAGAAGCAGCCCCTGCCCCCGCCGAGGAAGCATCCGAGGCAACCGGCGGCGATACCGCTGCCGAAGGCAAGAAGCGCGGCGGCTGGTGGCAACGCACCTTTGGCGAGTGA
- a CDS encoding SDR family NAD(P)-dependent oxidoreductase gives MDRVGNWPNAFPRTAAVFGSSGGIGLALSEALAQAGCETVYAGSRQGTAPAGGPVKPFAFDLKDESTIAAAASMMKADPPEWVVIASGVLTLVDGSGPERTYKRLDPAAMAEVFAINTIGPALVAKHILPLMPRNRRFVVAALSARVGSISDNGLGGWHSYRASKAALNMLIRNFALEMGRTHKHGVIVGLHPGTVDSRLSQPFQSNLPNGQLTAPDVAAANLLGVLSALGPEQSGRVFDYKGDEIPA, from the coding sequence ATGGATAGAGTAGGAAATTGGCCCAATGCTTTCCCCCGCACCGCCGCAGTGTTCGGCAGCAGCGGCGGGATTGGTCTGGCCTTGTCAGAGGCGCTGGCGCAAGCCGGGTGCGAAACCGTTTACGCCGGCTCGCGGCAAGGGACTGCCCCGGCAGGCGGCCCTGTCAAACCCTTCGCATTCGACCTGAAGGATGAAAGCACCATCGCCGCAGCAGCATCGATGATGAAAGCCGATCCGCCCGAATGGGTGGTGATTGCCAGCGGCGTCCTGACCCTAGTCGACGGTAGTGGGCCAGAGCGGACTTACAAGCGGCTCGATCCCGCAGCGATGGCGGAAGTGTTCGCCATCAACACGATCGGCCCCGCACTGGTTGCCAAGCACATCCTGCCGCTGATGCCGCGCAATCGCCGTTTCGTTGTCGCGGCCCTGTCTGCGCGCGTGGGGTCGATTTCCGACAACGGCCTTGGCGGGTGGCATTCCTATCGCGCGTCGAAAGCCGCGCTCAACATGCTGATCCGCAATTTCGCGCTGGAGATGGGACGCACGCACAAGCATGGTGTGATCGTCGGCCTGCACCCGGGAACGGTGGACAGCCGCCTGTCGCAGCCATTCCAGTCGAACCTCCCCAACGGGCAGTTGACCGCGCCGGATGTGGCGGCGGCCAATCTGCTTGGCGTGCTGTCAGCACTTGGCCCCGAACAATCGGGCCGGGTGTTCGATTACAAAGGCGACGAAATCCCGGCCTGA
- a CDS encoding succinate dehydrogenase iron-sulfur subunit, whose protein sequence is MATFTLPKNSTIRKDGKVHKANGGKRVRSFKIYRYDPDSGQNPRYDKFEIDLDECGPMVLDALFKIKNEIDPTLTFRRSCREGICGSCSMNLNGKNGLACTTAIEDLKGEIRITPLPHMDVIKDLVPDFTHFYAQYASIRPWLQTVSTTPSGKERLQTPEQREKLDGLYECILCACCSTSCPSYWWNSDKFLGPAILLQAYRWLADSRDEMTGERLDALEDPFRLYRCHTIMNCANVCPKGLSPAKAIAETKKMMAERAI, encoded by the coding sequence ATGGCGACTTTCACCCTTCCGAAGAACTCGACCATCCGCAAGGACGGCAAGGTGCACAAGGCGAACGGCGGCAAGCGTGTTCGCTCGTTCAAGATCTATCGCTATGATCCCGACAGCGGACAGAACCCGCGCTATGACAAGTTCGAAATCGACCTTGATGAATGCGGCCCGATGGTTCTGGACGCGCTATTCAAGATCAAGAACGAAATCGACCCGACGCTGACCTTCCGCCGTTCGTGCCGCGAAGGGATTTGCGGGTCGTGCTCGATGAACCTCAACGGCAAGAACGGTCTCGCCTGCACCACCGCAATCGAAGACCTCAAGGGCGAAATCCGGATCACTCCCCTGCCCCACATGGACGTGATCAAGGATCTGGTACCCGACTTCACCCATTTCTACGCGCAATACGCCTCGATCCGTCCGTGGCTGCAAACCGTCAGCACCACGCCTTCGGGCAAGGAGCGGCTGCAGACCCCGGAACAACGCGAGAAGCTGGACGGGCTATACGAATGCATCCTGTGCGCATGCTGCTCGACTTCGTGCCCGTCGTACTGGTGGAACAGCGACAAGTTCCTCGGCCCGGCAATCCTGCTTCAGGCGTACCGCTGGCTGGCTGACAGCCGTGACGAGATGACGGGTGAGCGTCTGGATGCGCTGGAAGACCCGTTCCGCCTGTATCGCTGCCACACCATCATGAACTGCGCGAATGTCTGCCCCAAGGGGCTTTCGCCGGCCAAGGCCATCGCCGAAACCAAGAAGATGATGGCCGAGCGCGCGATCTGA
- the zapE gene encoding cell division protein ZapE, which yields MPGLIARYEQLIANGELRADPDQRLAAERLDQLQRELEAGPPKQGLFARLTGMGAAPPDPRGVYLWGGVGRGKSMLMDLFVETLAIPAKRRVHFHEFMLEVDRLVAEQRKAGLKDPLIAVALRMGEQLRCLAFDEMVVTNTADAAIMGRFFTALIESRTVIVTTSNRPPHDLYKDGLNRSLFLPFIDLVERKLDVLSLNGPTDYRLERIGGLATWHEPIGDEATAQVREAFFRLTDFAPEDAANVPSAELDLGGGRSLHVPKSLKGVAVFSFKKLCGENRGAADYLAIAQAYHTVILVGIPRMGPENRNEAIRFTKLIDALYESRVKLFATAAAKPDDLYRSGDGAFEFERTASRLNEMQSDEYMALGHGLER from the coding sequence ATGCCCGGTCTGATAGCCCGATACGAACAGCTGATCGCCAATGGCGAATTACGAGCCGATCCCGATCAGCGACTGGCCGCAGAACGGCTCGACCAGCTTCAGCGGGAGCTGGAGGCAGGACCGCCGAAGCAGGGATTGTTCGCCCGTCTGACCGGCATGGGCGCCGCGCCGCCTGATCCGCGCGGTGTCTATCTGTGGGGCGGGGTCGGGCGTGGCAAGTCGATGCTGATGGACCTGTTTGTCGAAACGCTCGCCATCCCGGCAAAGCGGCGGGTCCACTTTCACGAATTCATGCTGGAGGTCGATCGGCTCGTGGCTGAACAGCGCAAGGCCGGCCTCAAGGACCCGTTGATCGCGGTAGCACTGCGCATGGGCGAGCAATTGCGATGCCTCGCATTTGACGAAATGGTCGTCACCAACACTGCCGATGCGGCGATCATGGGACGCTTCTTCACCGCGCTGATCGAGAGCCGTACGGTCATCGTCACCACCTCCAACCGGCCTCCGCACGATTTGTACAAGGACGGGCTCAATCGCTCGCTCTTCCTGCCTTTCATCGATCTGGTCGAACGCAAGCTGGACGTGCTTTCGCTTAACGGGCCGACGGATTACCGGTTGGAACGGATCGGCGGGCTTGCGACGTGGCACGAACCGATCGGCGATGAAGCAACGGCCCAGGTGCGCGAGGCATTCTTCCGACTCACCGATTTCGCGCCTGAGGATGCCGCCAATGTCCCCAGCGCCGAGCTTGATCTGGGCGGCGGGCGCAGCCTCCATGTACCCAAGAGCCTGAAGGGTGTGGCGGTGTTCAGCTTCAAAAAGCTGTGCGGTGAGAACCGCGGGGCGGCCGACTATCTTGCGATTGCACAGGCCTATCACACGGTGATTCTCGTCGGGATCCCGCGGATGGGGCCGGAAAACCGCAATGAGGCGATCCGCTTCACCAAGCTGATCGATGCGCTGTACGAAAGCCGGGTCAAACTGTTCGCCACTGCCGCTGCCAAGCCCGATGATCTCTACCGATCAGGCGACGGTGCCTTCGAATTCGAACGCACGGCAAGCCGCCTCAACGAAATGCAGAGCGATGAATACATGGCGCTAGGCCACGGGCTGGAGCGATAA
- a CDS encoding PaaI family thioesterase, with product MTLKDDVFEHGPDPENPGWRHWNLKDQTLFNGAVMGKLITRVDPDRKARLRMFPQRHHQNLQGIIHGAVTLSLIDIALFTTMHNIGSGNAGPSVTLELSTQFVGGGDPDRPMDAVTEIVRETGKLVFVRGLVEQEEDVVASFSGIVRKMLPRG from the coding sequence GTGACGCTGAAAGACGACGTATTCGAGCACGGCCCGGACCCTGAAAATCCGGGCTGGCGACACTGGAATCTCAAGGATCAGACCCTGTTCAACGGCGCGGTGATGGGCAAGCTCATCACCCGAGTCGACCCGGACCGGAAAGCGCGCCTGCGGATGTTCCCGCAGCGGCATCACCAGAACCTGCAAGGCATCATCCACGGTGCGGTCACACTTTCGCTGATCGACATCGCGCTGTTCACCACAATGCACAACATAGGCTCGGGCAATGCCGGTCCTTCGGTGACGCTGGAGCTTTCGACCCAGTTCGTGGGCGGCGGCGATCCTGACCGGCCGATGGATGCCGTCACCGAAATCGTGCGGGAAACCGGCAAGCTGGTGTTCGTGCGCGGGCTGGTGGAACAGGAAGAAGACGTTGTCGCCTCTTTCTCTGGCATCGTGCGCAAGATGCTGCCGCGCGGGTGA